The window CTCGACGATGCTCGTGTCGGGGCTCGGTGCGGGCGTGGTCGGCTGGATCCAGGTGGCCGGCGTCAACGACCGGCTGCTGAGCTCGGTGTCGGGCGGGGTGGGGTTCTCGGGCATCGCGGTGGCGCTGCTCGGGGCGCTCGCGCCGATCGGCATCGTGGCGGCGGCTCTGTTCTTCTCGGCGCTCACCGCCGGCGCCGTGGGCATGCAGTCGGCGACGGGCACCGTGCCATCGTCGATCGCCGAGGTGATCAAAGGCGTGCTGCTGATGGGCGTGGCGTGCATCGCGGCGTACCAACGGCGGCCGGCCGCCGTCGTGGCGCCGGCCGAGCCGGTGGTGGCGGATGCGCCCGACGGCCCCGATGCTCCAGGCCCGATCGCGACGGCCGAGGCCGAGGAGGCACGCGCATGAGCGTCGAGCTGTGGGTCGCCATCATCGCGGGCGCGCTCGCGCTGGCCGCGCCGCTCGTGCTCGCCGGCATCGGCGAGGGCTTCGTCGAGCGGGCGGGCCGGATCAACCTCGGCATCGAGGGCATGATGATCATGGGCGCCCTCACCGGCGTGTGGGCCGGCAGCCTCGCGGGCCCGCTCGCCGGTCTCGTCGCCGGCCTCCTGGTCGGCCTCGTGCTGGCCGTCGTGATGAACCTGCTCGTCTACCGGCTGCACGCCAACGAGATCGTGATCGGCCTGGGCATCACCATGCTAGGACTCGGCCTCAGCACCTACCTCTACCAGCTCTGGGTTCCTTCGGGTCAGACCAACGTCGCCGTCGCCACCGTGCCCCGCGTCGACCTCGGGCCGCTGAGCGAGCTGCCGGTGGTCGGCCCCATCCTGTTCGGCCAGAGCCCGCTGGTCTACCTGGCCGTCGTGCTGCTCGTCGTCGCCTGGGCCGTGATGCGGTTCACCCGCTTCGGCCTCGCGGTGCAGGCCGTGGGAACCGACCCGGCCTCGGCCGCTCTGCGGGGCGTGCGGGTGGAGCGCACGGGCGCATCCGCTCTGCTGATCGGCGGGGCGCTCGCCGGGCTCGGTGGCGCGGTGATCACGGTCGGCACCATCGGCTCGTTCACGCCCGATATCACCGCCGGTCGCGGGTACATCGTGCTGGCGGTCGTGATCATGGGCCGCAGCCGCCCGATCGGCATCGCATTGGGTGCGCTGCTGTTCGCGTTCCTGCAGAGCTTCGCGCTGCTGTCGCAGTCGACGTCGCTGCAGCTGCCCAGCGAGCTCTATCAGTCGCTACCGTACCTGGTGACCCTCGTCGTGCTCGTGATCACCTCGCGCAGCCAGATGCGACGGCTCTTCAAGACAGTGAGGCCTGCATGACCAGTGACAGCCAGCGCGTGCTCGCGGGGGTGCTGCGCTTCGTGCGCGACGCCGCCGCGTCCGGATCGACCCTGCCCGGCGAGGTCGAGATGGCCGAGCGCCTCGGTATCACCCGCAAGCAGGTGCGCGACGTGCTCGCCTCGCTCGAGCAGCAGGGCATCGTGCTGCGCCGGCAGGGCGCCGCCACCGAGGTCGACCCGGTGGCCACCCGGATGAGCGTGCGCTTCGAGGATCAGCTCGAGTACAGCACCCTGCTTCGGCAGCTGGGATACGAGAGCACCGTCGAGGTGCTGTCGATCTCGGACGTGCTGCTGCCCAAGGAGAGCGCGGGCCTGCTGATGACCGAGACCGGCCGGCCCGCGGCCCGGATCGTGAAGCGCTGGCGGGCCGACGGCTCGGTGGCGATGCTCTCGTTCGGCACGATGCCGCTGCCCTTCCCGCGGGCCGAGGTCGACCTCGGCGACTCCATCTACACGGCCGTCAAGCAGGTGTGGGGCGAGGCGATCGCGTGGGAGATCACGACCCCGTCGGCCGAGGTGCTCGGTGAGGAGGATGCCGAGCTGTTCGAGCATCCGGTGGGCACGCCCGTGCTGACGCTCGACATCGTGGGGCTCGGCCTGAGCGGGCGGCGGCTGTTCCACGCGCGGGAGCTGCACGACCCGAAGACCGTGTCGTACTCGATCATGCGCACTATTCGGCCTCCGCAGGTGTTCTCGACGGCGCGGTACCAGTTCTGAGTCCGCGTTCTCCTCTCTCTTCCTCGTCGTCCCCCTCGAAAGGACCTCTCATGCTCCGTCGCCCCTCACCGGTCGCCGTGCCCTCCTCGGAGGAGCCCTGGATCGACGTCGCCACCGCGCTCGCCGCGCGCTTCGCCGCGACGGTCGCCGCCGACGACGAGTCGGGCGAGCTGCCCCTCGCGCACCTGCAGGCGATCTCGGACAGCGGCCTCGACTCCGCGTTCCTGCCCGTCGAGCACGGGGGAGAGGGGCTGTCGTACGCCGCCCTCGCGCAGATCGTGCGTCTCTTCGCCGCCGCGCATCCGGCCGTCGCCGCGGTCTGGCTGATGCACATCGGAGCCGCGCACGGACTCGTGACCATGTCGCCGCCGCCCGCGGCCTCGTTCTTCGCCGAGCGGCTGCGCGCCGGCGACCGCTTCTCGAACGCGCTCTCGGAGCCCGCGGGCGGCAACCACTTCCTCGCCTCGCAGCAGGACGTCGACCCCATCGACGGCGGCTGGTCGCTCACGGGCCGCAAGCTCTTCGTCTCGGGCGTCGAGGTGGCGGACCACCTGCTGCTCAACGTGCGCATCGACGGCGCCCCCGCGTTCTTCGGCGTCTCCCGGGATTCGACGACGAGCCTGCCGCCGATCGACCAGACCATCGGCATGCGGGCCACCCGCAGCCGCAGCATCGTCTTCGACGGCACCGTGCTGCCGGCGTCACGCCGCTGCGGCCCGCCACCGGCCGACTACGCGAACCTCATCACGGTCGGCTTCGCCTCGCTCTCGATCGGCATCGCCGAGTCGGCGGTCGACGCCCTCGTGGCGTCGGCGACGACCCCGAAGGGCCCGGCCGGCGCTGTACTGGCCGACGAGCAGTGGGTGAAGTCCGAGACCGGGATGCTCTGGACCGAGCTGCGCGGCGCCGCACTGGTGGCGGAGCAGGTGGGCTGGCTCGCCGACCGCCGCGACCCGCTCGCGATGGCGGCCGCCACCGAGGCGAAGATGCTCGCGAACGAGATCGCGAAGAAGGCCGCGGCGCTGGCGCTCAAGGTCGGGGGCGGGGGAGCGTACCTCGCGCGCTCGCCCATCCAGCGGATCTTCCGCGACGCGCAGGCCGGGGCGCTGATGGCGTACTCGGTGCCGTTCAGCGCGGAGGCTGTGGGGGCGTGGGTGCTGGGGTCGCGCTGACCGCGCCGCCGGCCGGTACAGTGGGGCCCCATGGCGTACCCGCTCGTGAACCCGCCCGTCGACAGCGTCGAGGAGCTGGAAGCGGTGGTCGGAACCGCCATCCCCGCCATCGCGAACAAGGTGCGCGACCGCCTCGACGACCACGACCGCGCCTGGATCGCCCAGTCGCCCCTCGTCTTCATCGGCACCTCCGACGCGGCCGGCCGGCTCGACGTCTCGCCGAAGGGCGACCCGGGATCGGTCGCGCTCGTGCTCGACGACACCACGCTCGTGATAGCCGAGCGCCCGGGCAACCGCCGGGCCGACGGCTTCCGCAACATCCTGCAGAACCCGCGCGTCGGGCTCCTCTTCGTCGAGCCCGGACGCAGCGAGACCCTCCGCGTGGCGGGCCGCGCCCGCATCGCTCGCGACGAGCCCTTCTTCGACCGCCTCGTGGTGCGCGGCCACCGCCCCGCACTGGCGCTCGTCGTCGACGTCG of the Herbiconiux flava genome contains:
- a CDS encoding MSMEG_1061 family FMN-dependent PPOX-type flavoprotein, translating into MAYPLVNPPVDSVEELEAVVGTAIPAIANKVRDRLDDHDRAWIAQSPLVFIGTSDAAGRLDVSPKGDPGSVALVLDDTTLVIAERPGNRRADGFRNILQNPRVGLLFVEPGRSETLRVAGRARIARDEPFFDRLVVRGHRPALALVVDVEEVFLHCAKAFARSRAWNAEHWAEHPLPAYAAATNLYRSTP
- a CDS encoding GntR family transcriptional regulator, whose translation is MTSDSQRVLAGVLRFVRDAAASGSTLPGEVEMAERLGITRKQVRDVLASLEQQGIVLRRQGAATEVDPVATRMSVRFEDQLEYSTLLRQLGYESTVEVLSISDVLLPKESAGLLMTETGRPAARIVKRWRADGSVAMLSFGTMPLPFPRAEVDLGDSIYTAVKQVWGEAIAWEITTPSAEVLGEEDAELFEHPVGTPVLTLDIVGLGLSGRRLFHARELHDPKTVSYSIMRTIRPPQVFSTARYQF
- a CDS encoding acyl-CoA dehydrogenase family protein gives rise to the protein MLRRPSPVAVPSSEEPWIDVATALAARFAATVAADDESGELPLAHLQAISDSGLDSAFLPVEHGGEGLSYAALAQIVRLFAAAHPAVAAVWLMHIGAAHGLVTMSPPPAASFFAERLRAGDRFSNALSEPAGGNHFLASQQDVDPIDGGWSLTGRKLFVSGVEVADHLLLNVRIDGAPAFFGVSRDSTTSLPPIDQTIGMRATRSRSIVFDGTVLPASRRCGPPPADYANLITVGFASLSIGIAESAVDALVASATTPKGPAGAVLADEQWVKSETGMLWTELRGAALVAEQVGWLADRRDPLAMAAATEAKMLANEIAKKAAALALKVGGGGAYLARSPIQRIFRDAQAGALMAYSVPFSAEAVGAWVLGSR
- a CDS encoding ABC transporter permease, yielding MSVELWVAIIAGALALAAPLVLAGIGEGFVERAGRINLGIEGMMIMGALTGVWAGSLAGPLAGLVAGLLVGLVLAVVMNLLVYRLHANEIVIGLGITMLGLGLSTYLYQLWVPSGQTNVAVATVPRVDLGPLSELPVVGPILFGQSPLVYLAVVLLVVAWAVMRFTRFGLAVQAVGTDPASAALRGVRVERTGASALLIGGALAGLGGAVITVGTIGSFTPDITAGRGYIVLAVVIMGRSRPIGIALGALLFAFLQSFALLSQSTSLQLPSELYQSLPYLVTLVVLVITSRSQMRRLFKTVRPA